The genomic window CTCACCGTGCGTCAGCTGTTCGGGGTGATCATCGACCTCGCCGAAGCCGACCCCATCGTCGCGCACATACTCCGCACGCACTACTGGTTCGTCGAGGAGCGACTGCGTCAGGCGACCGCTGTCGACTATCAGGGCTACGAGAACGACCGGTGGATCCAGCTGATCCTCCAGGGCAAGATCTTCGGAAACGCCAGCAGCGAACGCGGATCCGAGGCTGTGGGCAACTTCAAGTACGGCACCCACCTCACGACCAACGGTGACGGTTTCCTGCTGGACGGAGAGAAGTTCTACAGCACCGGCACCCTGTTCTCGGACTACGTCAGCATCTGGGCCGACGTGGACGGTGCCGCTGTTGCGTCGGTGATCGTTCCGACCGATCGGGAAGGCGTGACGATCATCGACGACTGGGACGGAATCGGCCAGCGCAGAACCGGAACCGGGACAACACGATTCGAATCCGTCGCCGTGACCGAGGGCGACATCGTCTCGCGTATTCCGCTCGACGCCGCACCCGACCCGTCCTACCAGTTCGCCTTCCTGCAGCTGTACTTGCACGGACTGGTCAGTGGCATCCTCCGTAATGTCGTGTCCGACGCCCATGCGCTGATCGCACACCGCACGCGCGGGTTCGCCCACGGGCCGACGGAGGACCTGAGGCGAGACCCGTTGCTGCAGAACGCTCTCGGCACGTTGTCCAGCACGGCGTTCGCCTCGGAATCGGTCACCCTGGCCGCCGCCGACGCGATCGACGCTGCGTTCGCCTCGCTCGCGAACGCCGTACCCGACGCCGAACTCGCCGCCACGGCATCCCTTCGTGCGTCGCAGGCCAAAGTGCACATCGACGAGATCGCCACTCGGGCAGCGACCGCGCTCTTCGAAGTCGGCGGAGCATCGGCCGCCTCCCGCTCCAAGAATCTCGACCGCCACTGGCGCAACATCCGCACGATCACACTGCACAACCCGGCCGCGTACAAGGCGTCGGCGATCGGTAACGCACTGCTGAACTCCGAGCCACTGCCCTTCAACGGCTACTTCTGAACAGGAACCCTCATGTCTCGTGAACTGCACCTCGCAGGCTTTCTCATCGCATCCCACGTCACTCACTCACACGCGGCGTGGCGTCATCCCGCCTCGGAGACCGACTACCTCGGACCCGACTACTACGAACGCGTCGCCCAGACCCTCGAGCGCGGCAAGTTCGACTTTCTGTTCTTCGCCGACCTCCTCGCCACACCGGTCCGCTACGGCAACGACATTCGCGTCCCGCTCAGCAGCGGCACTCAGGCGTCGGCGACGCTCGATCCCTCCCTCGTCGCAGCGGGTCTGGCGAGCGTCACCGAGAAGATCGGTCTCGCGATCACCAAGTCGACGACGTATTTCCACCCGTACGAGGTTGCACGAATCTTCGCCACACTCGACCACCTCAGCCGAGGCCGGGCAGGCTGGAACGTGGTGACCTCGCTCAACCAAGCCGAGGCGCAGAACTTCGGCATCGACGATCACCTCGGCCACGACGAGCGCTACGCCCGAGCCCACGAGTTCCTCGAGGTCGCCTACAAGTTGTGGGGGAGCTGGGAACGCGACGCTCTCGTGCAGAACAAGGAATCCGGTGTGTTCGCCGATCCTGACAAGGTCCACACCGTCGACCACGACGGCCAGTACTTCAAGACCCGCGGCCCGTTGACGGTTCCCCGCTCACCGCAGAGTCGGCCGGTGATCTTCCAGGCAGGCTCGTCGTCGACCGGTCGTGATTTCGCGGCTCGATGGGCCGACGCCATCTTCGAGATCGACCCGACGAAGGAGGGGCGCAAGGCCTACTACGACGACGTCAAGTCGCGGGCGTCGAACTTCGGTCGGAATCCGGAGGACATCAAGATCTTCCCTTCCTTCGTACCGTTCGTCGGGGAGACCGAGGCGATCGCGCGCGAGAAGCAGGCCTTCCACAACGAGCTCGCCGACCCGATCTCGGGCCTTATCACCCTCTCCGTGCACACCGATCACGACTTCTCGCAG from Rhodococcus sp. P1Y includes these protein-coding regions:
- a CDS encoding acyl-CoA dehydrogenase family protein, which codes for MTSTVETVGVVVPGSPEYRELLASVGENASARDLDDTNPFEQIEALRRAGFGTLRLPASIGGGGLTVRQLFGVIIDLAEADPIVAHILRTHYWFVEERLRQATAVDYQGYENDRWIQLILQGKIFGNASSERGSEAVGNFKYGTHLTTNGDGFLLDGEKFYSTGTLFSDYVSIWADVDGAAVASVIVPTDREGVTIIDDWDGIGQRRTGTGTTRFESVAVTEGDIVSRIPLDAAPDPSYQFAFLQLYLHGLVSGILRNVVSDAHALIAHRTRGFAHGPTEDLRRDPLLQNALGTLSSTAFASESVTLAAADAIDAAFASLANAVPDAELAATASLRASQAKVHIDEIATRAATALFEVGGASAASRSKNLDRHWRNIRTITLHNPAAYKASAIGNALLNSEPLPFNGYF
- a CDS encoding LLM class flavin-dependent oxidoreductase, whose amino-acid sequence is MSRELHLAGFLIASHVTHSHAAWRHPASETDYLGPDYYERVAQTLERGKFDFLFFADLLATPVRYGNDIRVPLSSGTQASATLDPSLVAAGLASVTEKIGLAITKSTTYFHPYEVARIFATLDHLSRGRAGWNVVTSLNQAEAQNFGIDDHLGHDERYARAHEFLEVAYKLWGSWERDALVQNKESGVFADPDKVHTVDHDGQYFKTRGPLTVPRSPQSRPVIFQAGSSSTGRDFAARWADAIFEIDPTKEGRKAYYDDVKSRASNFGRNPEDIKIFPSFVPFVGETEAIAREKQAFHNELADPISGLITLSVHTDHDFSQYDLDAPVTEVTVPGSQGLFDLARRLSDKDSLSLRDVGKLYAQGVLLPQFVGTASQIADQIEEGFTGGEADGYILSAAQAPGTFIDFVDFVVPELQRRGLFRTEYTGTTLRDHLGLADASLSPAQRQVRVGA